One genomic window of Lytechinus variegatus isolate NC3 chromosome 1, Lvar_3.0, whole genome shotgun sequence includes the following:
- the LOC121425168 gene encoding extracellular serine proteinase-like: MQSNLERGDPLLITLNCEVHNRYKRKAQNSFFSPVYYLFYSSAKKTTVVDMRAFIVLLLAVAASARLAPLLTQRNRIPGRYIVKLKSGEKAEDMISTLSGANVLYKYKTVFSGFAAQLSDRMVQKLRESPAVEYIEEDGVVFASSVESWGLDRVDQLSLPLNDVYTPIGDGNGVDVYVIDTGINEGHVDFGGRAFIGYDALGGSGDDCNGHGTHCSGTVAGTLYGVAKASNVYGVRVLGCLGSGSWAGVVDGCEWVADNHNGPSVASMSLGGGSSQIVDDAVQYMVDAGITVAVAAGNDNSDACNTSPARSATAITVGATDSTDNRATFSNYGPCVDIFAPGVAITSTWIRSDDAINTISGTSMACPHVAGAAAIMIGMDPNMSPSEVKDAMQLKSIADAVIDPRPGSPNLLLYVGEGSGGGFIPEPYVPVGCGGYFNVSGGSFASPNYPDQYDDGSTCDFIFKAPEGEVVIVTFNDFDLEDAAGCQYDVLQIYDGPSASETPLGEYCGTDSPGIVSSSGQDMFIRFTSDSSVTRTGFSAVYRFGLPPSPPETGDCGHTFTGKNGLFSSPNYPSNYGNNEDCGFLIQGEVGEVVSLAFDDFELEQHTTCGYDSVDVHDGDMNGPILEKLCGLDLPDVVTSTRSSMYVRFTSDSSVTRRGFSATYAIL; this comes from the exons ATGCAATCTAATCTTGAACGTGGTGACCCACTGTTGATAACACTGAATTGTGAGGTACATAACAGGTATAAAAGGAAAgcacaaaattcatttttttcaccagTCTATTATTTATTCTATTCCAGTGCCAAGAAGACTACTGTG GTAGATATGAGGGCATTCATCGTACTTCTTCTTGCCGTGGCGGCATCCGCCAGATTGGCACCCCTTCTCACCCAAAGGAATCGCATTCCAGGACGTTACATCGTCAAGCTGAAG AGCGGAGAGAAAGCTGAAGACATGATCTCTACCTTGAGCGGAGCGAACGTCCTTTACAAGTACAAGACTGTTTTCTCTGGATTCGCTGCACAGCTTTCAGATCGCATGGTCCAGAAG CTCCGTGAGTCCCCTGCTGTGGAGTATATCGAAGAGGATGGCGTTGTCTTCGCCAGCTCAGTGGAGTCCTGGGGTCTTGATCGTGTTGACCAGCTCAGTCTCCCACTTAATGATGTTTACACACCGATCGGTGATGGCAATGGCGTCGATGTTTACGTCATCGATACCGGTATCAATGAAGGTCATGTAGACTTTGGCGGAAGGGCGTTCATCGGATATGACGCTCTTGGCGGATCG GGTGACGACTGCAACGGTCACGGAACTCATTGCTCTGGAACAGTTGCCGGAACCCTCTATGGTGTCGCTAAAGCATCCAATGTGTATGGTGTTCGTGTTCTTGGCTGTCTTGGCTCTGGATCATGGGCCGGTGTGGTCGATG GTTGTGAATGGGTTGCTGACAACCACAACGGTCCTTCTGTTGCCTCCATGTCCCTCGGTGGTGGATCTAGCCAGATTGTCGACGATGCCGTTCAATACATGGTGGACGCAGGTATCACAGTCGCAGTAGCCGCAGGAAACGATAACAGCGATGCTTGCAACACCTCACCTGCTCGTTCAGCAACA GCTATCACTGTCGGAGCAACAGATAGTACCGATAACCGTGCAACCTTCTCCAACTACGGTCCTTGTGTTGATATCTTCGCTCCAGGAGTAGCCATTACTTCCACCTGGATCCGTAGTGATGATGCCATCAACACCATTAGTGGTACCTCTATGGCCTGCCCACATGTAGCAG gtgcTGCTGCTATTATGATTGGTATGGACCCTAACATGTCCCCTAGTGAAGTTAAAGATGCCATGCAACTGAAATCTATCGCCGATGCTGTCATTGACCCCAGACCAGGATCACCAAACCTCCTGCTTTACGTTGGTGAAGGAAGCGGAGGTGGCTTCATCCCTGAGCCTTACGTCCCAGTAG GCTGCGGTGGCTACTTCAACGTATCTGGTGGTAGCTTTGCGAGCCCCAACTATCCAGACCAGTACGACGATGGATCAACCTGTGACTTTATCTTCAAGGCCCCAGAAGGCGAGGTCGTCATCGTAACCTTCAACGATTTCGATCTTGAAGACGCCGCTGGATGTCAATACGATGTACTTCAG ATCTACGATGGACCAAGTGCATCAGAAACTCCTCTTGGAGAGTACTGTGGAACAGACAGTCCAGGAATCGTAAGTAGCAGCGGGCAAGACATGTTTATCAGATTCACCTCAGACTCTTCCGTTACTCGCACCGGATTTTCAGCTGTCTACCGATTTGGCCTTCCACCCTCACCTCCTGAAACCGGAG attgcgGTCATACTTTCACAGGAAAGAATGGACTCTTCTCATCTCCTAACTATCCAAGTAACTATGGTAACAATGAAGACTGTGGTTTCCTCATCCAGGGAGAAGTAGGAGAGGTTGTCTCATTGGCCTTTGATGACTTTGAGCTCGAGCAACATACTACATGTGGCTATGACTCCGTTGAT GTCCATGATGGTGATATGAATGGTCCTATCTTGGAAAAGCTTTGCGGACTCGATCTCCCAGACGTGGTAACATCCACACGAAGTTCGATGTATGTCAGGTTTACAAGTGATAGCTCGGTTACTCGAAGGGGATTCTCAGCGACGTACGCAATCCTCTAA